One genomic region from Streptomyces venezuelae encodes:
- a CDS encoding YczE/YyaS/YitT family protein has protein sequence MSQSTTTTLGGSPLSIASGLHGRHLTRRLVQLYVGLTLYGVSSALLVRSGLGLEPWGVLHQGLAEKTGLTIGVVSIAVGAAVLLLWIPIRQKPGLGTVSNVFVIGVAMDGTLALVPDVHGLAGQVPLLALGIVLNGVATGLYIAARFGPGPRDGLMTGLHRLTGRSIRLVRTAIEVAVVATGFVLGGSVGVGTVLYALAIGPLAQYFLRWFAAPEPETTRPSPSVSVRPEVAPETPGQAILRP, from the coding sequence ATGAGTCAGTCCACTACCACCACCCTGGGGGGCAGTCCCTTGTCCATCGCCTCCGGCCTCCACGGCCGGCACCTCACCCGTCGGCTCGTCCAGCTGTACGTCGGCCTGACGCTGTACGGGGTGAGTTCGGCGCTCCTGGTGCGCAGCGGGCTCGGCCTGGAGCCGTGGGGCGTTCTCCACCAGGGTCTCGCCGAGAAGACCGGGCTGACCATCGGTGTGGTGTCGATCGCCGTCGGGGCTGCGGTGCTGCTCCTGTGGATCCCGATCCGGCAGAAGCCGGGTCTGGGCACCGTCTCCAACGTCTTCGTGATCGGCGTGGCGATGGACGGCACCCTGGCGCTGGTCCCGGACGTCCACGGCCTGGCCGGGCAGGTGCCGCTGCTCGCGCTCGGCATCGTCCTGAACGGCGTCGCCACCGGCCTGTACATCGCGGCGCGCTTCGGCCCCGGTCCGCGTGACGGGCTGATGACCGGTCTGCACCGGCTCACCGGCCGGTCGATCCGGCTGGTGCGGACGGCGATCGAGGTGGCCGTCGTCGCGACCGGCTTCGTGCTCGGCGGTTCGGTCGGCGTCGGCACGGTCCTGTACGCGCTGGCGATCGGGCCGCTCGCCCAGTACTTCCTGCGCTGGTTCGCCGCACCCGAGCCCGAGACCACGCGCCCGTCCCCGTCGGTGTCCGTCCGCCCGGAGGTTGCCCCCGAGACACCGGGACAGGCCATACTGCGCCCGTGA
- a CDS encoding glycerophosphodiester phosphodiesterase, which produces MTRVRHPYLDHPSPLAFAHRGGTANGLENTAAAFRRAAAAGYRYFETDVHTTADGVLVAFHDSTLDRVTDTAGRIRDLPWAAVSEARVAGQEPLPLFADLLEEFPEARWNVDLKAESALEPLVDLIRRTGAWDRVCVGSFTESRVARAQRLAGPRLATSFGVRGVVGLRLRSLGIPAAVRAGAVAAQVPERQAGFPVVDRRFVREAHARGLQVHVWTVNDPERMDSLLDLGVDGIMTDHLETLRSVLTERGAWV; this is translated from the coding sequence GTGACTCGCGTACGCCACCCCTACCTCGACCACCCCTCCCCCCTCGCGTTCGCCCACCGCGGCGGCACGGCGAACGGCCTGGAGAACACCGCGGCCGCCTTCCGCCGGGCCGCCGCGGCCGGCTACCGCTACTTCGAGACCGATGTGCACACGACGGCGGACGGCGTGCTCGTCGCCTTCCACGACTCGACCCTCGACCGGGTGACGGACACCGCGGGCCGGATCCGCGACCTGCCCTGGGCCGCGGTGAGCGAGGCCCGCGTGGCCGGGCAGGAGCCGCTGCCGCTCTTCGCCGACCTCCTGGAGGAGTTCCCCGAGGCCCGCTGGAACGTGGATCTCAAGGCCGAGTCGGCCCTGGAGCCGCTGGTGGACCTGATCCGGCGGACCGGCGCCTGGGACCGGGTGTGCGTGGGGTCCTTCACGGAGTCCCGGGTGGCGCGGGCCCAGCGGCTCGCGGGCCCCCGGCTCGCCACCTCGTTCGGGGTGCGCGGGGTCGTCGGGCTGCGGCTGCGCTCGCTGGGGATCCCTGCGGCGGTGCGGGCGGGCGCGGTGGCGGCGCAGGTCCCGGAGCGCCAGGCCGGCTTCCCGGTGGTCGACCGTCGTTTCGTACGGGAGGCGCACGCGCGCGGGCTCCAGGTCCACGTCTGGACGGTGAACGATCCCGAGCGGATGGACTCTCTCCTCGACCTGGGCGTGGATGGCATCATGACCGATCATCTGGAGACGCTGCGCTCGGTGCTGACCGAGCGGGGGGCGTGGGTCTGA
- a CDS encoding MFS transporter: protein MTADTTEPEEYAAGPAERLREQRGWYFYDFACSVYSTSVLTVFLGPYLTSVARAASDAEGFVHPLGIPVRAGSLFAYAVSASIVVAVLVMPMVGAVADRTGRKKPLLAASAYVGAAATAGMFFLAGERYLLGAFLLIVANASLAVSMVLYNAYLPQIAEPDERDKVSSRGWAFGYTSGALVLVLNLVLYSGHDSFGLTEGEAVRICLASAGVWWGAFTLVPLRRLRDRHVRAAGAERAGAVGGGWRQLRATLKDMRRHPLTLSFLLAYLVYNDGVQTVISQASVYGSEELGLDQTTLITAVLLVQVLAVAGALGMGRLARTHGAKRTILASLAVWTLILAAGYFLPADAPVFFYCLAAAIGLVLGGSQALSRSLFSHLVPRGKEAEYFSAYEMSDRGLSWLGPLVFGLAYQLTGSYRDAIISLVIFFAVGFVLLARVPVRRAVEEAGNPLPERI, encoded by the coding sequence TTGACCGCAGACACCACCGAACCGGAGGAGTACGCCGCCGGTCCCGCCGAGCGGCTGCGCGAGCAGCGAGGCTGGTACTTCTACGACTTCGCGTGCTCGGTGTACTCGACGAGCGTGCTGACCGTGTTCCTCGGCCCGTACCTGACCTCGGTGGCGCGTGCGGCGTCCGACGCGGAGGGCTTCGTGCACCCGCTCGGGATACCCGTGCGGGCGGGCTCGCTCTTCGCGTACGCCGTCTCCGCCTCGATCGTCGTCGCGGTCCTGGTGATGCCCATGGTGGGCGCGGTGGCGGACCGTACGGGCCGGAAGAAGCCGCTGCTCGCGGCGTCGGCTTACGTGGGGGCGGCGGCCACGGCGGGGATGTTCTTCCTCGCGGGCGAGCGCTACCTCCTGGGCGCGTTCCTGCTGATCGTGGCGAACGCCTCGCTCGCGGTGTCGATGGTGCTCTACAACGCCTATCTGCCGCAGATCGCGGAGCCGGACGAGCGGGACAAGGTCTCTTCACGGGGATGGGCCTTCGGCTACACGTCGGGCGCGCTGGTCCTGGTGCTGAACCTGGTCCTGTACTCGGGTCACGACTCGTTCGGCCTCACCGAGGGCGAGGCCGTCCGGATCTGCCTCGCCTCGGCCGGCGTGTGGTGGGGCGCGTTCACCCTCGTGCCGCTGCGGCGGCTGCGCGACCGGCACGTCCGCGCGGCCGGGGCCGAGCGGGCGGGCGCGGTCGGCGGCGGCTGGCGGCAGCTGCGGGCGACCCTCAAGGACATGCGCCGGCATCCGCTGACCCTCTCCTTCCTGCTGGCCTACCTGGTCTACAACGACGGCGTGCAGACGGTGATCTCGCAGGCCTCCGTGTACGGCTCGGAGGAGCTGGGCCTCGACCAGACGACCCTGATCACGGCGGTTCTCCTCGTCCAGGTGCTCGCGGTGGCGGGCGCCCTGGGGATGGGGCGACTCGCCCGGACGCACGGCGCCAAGCGGACGATTCTCGCCTCGCTCGCGGTCTGGACGCTGATCCTGGCTGCGGGTTACTTCCTGCCGGCCGACGCGCCCGTGTTCTTCTACTGCCTGGCGGCCGCGATCGGCCTGGTCCTGGGCGGCAGCCAGGCGCTTTCGCGCTCGCTCTTCTCGCATCTGGTGCCGCGTGGCAAGGAGGCGGAGTACTTCTCGGCCTACGAGATGAGCGACCGGGGACTGAGCTGGCTGGGTCCGCTCGTGTTCGGTCTCGCGTATCAGCTGACCGGGAGCTATCGGGATGCCATCATCTCTCTCGTGATCTTCTTCGCTGTCGGCTTCGTCCTGCTCGCCCGGGTCCCGGTGCGGCGCGCGGTGGAGGAGGCGGGCAACCCGCTGCCGGAGCGAATTTAG
- a CDS encoding RNA polymerase-binding protein RbpA, with translation MSERALRGTRLVVTSYETDRGIDLAPRQAVEYACEKGHRFEMPFSVEAEIPPEWECKVCGIQALLVDGDGPEEKKGKPARTHWDMLMERRTREELEEVLAERLAVLRSGAMNIAVHPRDSRKSA, from the coding sequence ATGAGTGAGCGAGCTCTTCGCGGCACGCGCCTCGTGGTGACCAGCTACGAGACCGACCGCGGCATCGATCTGGCTCCGCGCCAGGCCGTGGAGTACGCATGCGAGAAGGGCCATCGTTTTGAGATGCCCTTCTCGGTGGAGGCGGAAATTCCGCCGGAGTGGGAATGCAAGGTCTGCGGAATCCAGGCACTCCTGGTGGACGGGGACGGACCTGAGGAGAAGAAGGGCAAGCCTGCGCGTACGCACTGGGACATGCTCATGGAGCGGCGAACCCGCGAGGAGCTGGAGGAGGTCCTCGCCGAAAGGCTGGCCGTTCTGCGCTCCGGCGCCATGAACATCGCCGTACATCCGCGCGACAGCCGCAAGTCCGCGTAG
- a CDS encoding ankyrin repeat domain-containing protein, protein MSETPDPEVIELASKVFDLARTGDAEALAAYVDAGVPANLTNDKGDSLVMLAAYHGHAAAVSALLERGADADRANDRGQTPLAGAVFKGEDAVIRALLAGGANPESGTPSAVDTARMFGKAELLELFGAR, encoded by the coding sequence ATGAGCGAGACTCCGGACCCCGAGGTCATCGAGCTGGCGTCCAAGGTCTTCGACCTCGCGCGCACGGGGGACGCCGAGGCCCTGGCCGCCTATGTCGACGCGGGTGTCCCCGCGAACCTCACCAACGACAAGGGCGACTCCCTCGTCATGCTCGCCGCCTACCACGGCCACGCCGCCGCGGTCTCGGCCCTCCTGGAGCGCGGCGCCGACGCCGACCGCGCCAACGACCGCGGCCAGACCCCGCTCGCGGGCGCCGTCTTCAAGGGCGAGGACGCCGTCATCCGCGCCCTGCTCGCCGGCGGGGCAAATCCGGAGTCAGGGACTCCGTCCGCCGTGGACACCGCACGCATGTTCGGCAAGGCTGAGCTGCTGGAGCTCTTCGGAGCCCGGTGA
- a CDS encoding PLP-dependent aminotransferase family protein produces MAQWTSAVGPAQLARQLQAQQPRPAGPGARKPPAYRALADGIRLLVLEGRVPVAARLPAERELAVALTVSRTTVAAAYEALRAEGFLESRRGAGSWTAVPAGNPLPARGLEPLPPEALGSMIDLGCAALPAPEPWLTRGVQGALEELPPYAHTHGDYPAGLPALRQMLADRYTARGIPTMPEQIMVTTGAMGAIDAICHLFAGRGERIAVESPSYANILQLMREAGARLVPVAMSEGLGSWDMGRWRQVLRDAAPRLAYVVADFHNPTGALADEDQRRQLVDAARSAGTVLVVDETMTELHLDDDVVMPRPVCAFDPAGSTVLTVGSASKAFWAGMRIGWVRAAPDVIRSLVAARAYADLGTPVLEQLGVNWLMGTGGWEEAVSLRRAQARENRDALVAAVRRELPEWEFSVPQGGLTLWVRTGGLSGSRLAEAGERVGVRVPSGPRFGVDGAFEGFVRLPFTVGGAVADEAAVRLAAAARLVESGVGGGVEPPRSFVA; encoded by the coding sequence ATGGCTCAGTGGACTTCGGCGGTGGGGCCGGCGCAGCTCGCCCGGCAGCTCCAGGCGCAGCAGCCGAGGCCCGCGGGACCCGGCGCCCGCAAGCCGCCCGCCTACCGCGCCCTCGCCGACGGCATCCGCCTCCTCGTCCTGGAGGGCCGCGTCCCCGTCGCCGCACGTCTGCCCGCCGAACGGGAACTCGCCGTCGCCCTGACCGTCAGCCGTACGACGGTGGCCGCGGCCTACGAGGCGCTGCGCGCCGAGGGCTTCCTGGAGTCCCGCCGCGGCGCCGGCAGCTGGACGGCCGTACCGGCCGGGAACCCGCTGCCCGCGCGCGGGCTCGAACCGCTGCCCCCGGAGGCCCTCGGCTCGATGATCGACCTGGGCTGCGCGGCGCTGCCCGCGCCCGAGCCCTGGCTCACCCGGGGCGTCCAGGGCGCCCTGGAGGAGCTGCCGCCGTACGCCCACACGCACGGCGACTATCCGGCCGGACTGCCCGCGCTGCGACAGATGCTCGCCGACCGCTACACGGCGCGCGGCATCCCCACCATGCCCGAGCAGATCATGGTGACGACCGGGGCCATGGGCGCCATCGACGCCATCTGCCACCTCTTCGCGGGGCGGGGCGAGCGCATCGCCGTCGAGTCGCCCTCGTACGCCAACATCCTCCAGCTCATGCGGGAGGCCGGGGCCCGGCTCGTCCCCGTCGCCATGTCCGAAGGGCTCGGCAGCTGGGACATGGGCCGCTGGCGCCAGGTCCTGCGGGACGCGGCGCCCCGCCTGGCGTACGTCGTCGCCGACTTCCACAACCCGACCGGCGCGCTCGCCGACGAGGACCAGCGACGGCAGCTCGTGGACGCGGCCCGCTCGGCCGGCACGGTCCTCGTCGTCGACGAGACCATGACCGAGCTGCACCTCGACGACGACGTGGTGATGCCCAGGCCGGTCTGCGCCTTCGACCCGGCGGGCTCGACGGTCCTGACGGTCGGCTCGGCCAGCAAGGCCTTCTGGGCGGGGATGCGGATCGGCTGGGTCAGGGCCGCGCCCGACGTCATCCGCTCCCTCGTGGCCGCGCGCGCCTACGCGGACCTGGGCACCCCCGTACTGGAACAGCTCGGCGTGAACTGGCTGATGGGGACCGGCGGCTGGGAGGAGGCCGTGAGCCTCCGGCGCGCGCAGGCGCGCGAGAACCGGGACGCGCTCGTCGCCGCGGTCCGCAGGGAGCTGCCGGAGTGGGAGTTCTCGGTGCCGCAGGGCGGGCTGACCCTCTGGGTCCGTACCGGCGGGCTCTCCGGGTCCCGGCTCGCCGAGGCGGGCGAACGCGTCGGCGTCCGGGTCCCCTCGGGCCCGCGCTTCGGCGTGGACGGTGCCTTCGAGGGCTTCGTCCGGCTGCCCTTCACGGTCGGCGGCGCGGTCGCCGACGAGGCCGCCGTCCGCCTCGCCGCCGCGGCGCGGCTGGTGGAGTCGGGCGTGGGCGGGGGCGTGGAGCCGCCCCGCTCGTTCGTGGCGTAG
- the fxsA gene encoding FxsA family membrane protein → MTTGAPPPLAPKRSRARTLVPLAVAAWLVLEIWLLTVVANATGALTVLALLVGGAVLGATVVKRAGRRAFRNLTTTFQQAQAAAQTGQAPSPDGRTGAEDRNGFLMLGGLLLMVPGFASDAFGLLLLIPQVRTLLGRYAEKAVERRMAAAPPGSLQDAFQQARIHRPDGKVVQGEVVREDASQGPRRPEEPRPPLLP, encoded by the coding sequence ATGACGACCGGCGCACCGCCTCCCCTCGCCCCCAAGCGCTCCCGCGCGCGCACCCTCGTTCCCCTCGCCGTCGCCGCCTGGCTGGTCCTGGAGATCTGGCTGCTGACGGTGGTGGCGAACGCGACGGGCGCGCTGACCGTGCTCGCCCTGCTCGTCGGTGGCGCCGTCCTCGGCGCCACCGTGGTGAAGCGGGCGGGCCGACGCGCCTTCCGGAACCTCACCACGACCTTCCAGCAGGCCCAGGCGGCCGCCCAGACGGGCCAGGCGCCCTCGCCGGACGGGCGGACCGGTGCGGAGGACCGCAACGGCTTCCTGATGCTCGGCGGTCTGCTCCTGATGGTCCCCGGGTTCGCCTCGGACGCGTTCGGACTCCTGCTGCTGATCCCGCAGGTCCGCACCCTCCTCGGGCGGTACGCGGAGAAGGCCGTCGAGCGCCGTATGGCCGCGGCGCCTCCCGGCAGCCTCCAGGACGCCTTCCAGCAGGCGCGCATCCACCGCCCGGACGGAAAGGTCGTCCAGGGTGAGGTCGTCCGCGAGGACGCGAGCCAGGGCCCCCGCCGGCCCGAGGAGCCCCGCCCGCCCCTGCTGCCGTGA
- a CDS encoding polyprenol monophosphomannose synthase has translation MVGYSYVSEGAVVNDGGQRRYGPLGKALVIIPTYNEAENIKPIVARVREAVPEAHVLVADDNSPDGTGKFADEISAEDDHVHVLHRKGKEGLGAAYLAGFRWGIEHGYGVLVEMDADGSHQPEELPRLLTALKGADLVLGSRWVPGGRIVNWPKSREFISRGGSLYSRVMLDVPIRDVTGGYRAFRKETLEGLGLEDVASAGYCFQVDLARRAVAAGFHVVEVPITFVEREIGDSKMSRNIVVEALWRVTGWGLTARAEKVGKLLGRKSS, from the coding sequence ATGGTGGGGTACTCGTATGTATCCGAAGGGGCAGTAGTGAACGACGGTGGCCAGAGGCGTTACGGCCCGCTCGGCAAGGCCTTGGTGATCATTCCGACCTACAACGAGGCGGAGAACATCAAGCCGATCGTCGCGCGGGTGCGGGAAGCCGTACCCGAGGCGCACGTGCTCGTCGCGGACGACAACAGCCCCGACGGTACGGGCAAGTTCGCGGACGAGATCTCCGCCGAGGACGATCACGTCCACGTCCTGCACCGGAAGGGCAAGGAGGGGCTCGGCGCCGCCTACCTCGCCGGCTTCCGCTGGGGCATCGAGCACGGCTACGGCGTCCTCGTCGAGATGGACGCGGACGGCTCGCACCAGCCCGAGGAGCTGCCGCGGCTGCTCACCGCCCTCAAGGGCGCGGACCTGGTCCTCGGCTCCCGCTGGGTGCCGGGCGGCCGGATCGTGAACTGGCCCAAGTCCCGCGAGTTCATCTCCCGGGGCGGCAGCCTCTACTCCCGCGTGATGCTCGACGTCCCGATCCGTGACGTCACCGGCGGCTACCGGGCCTTCCGCAAGGAGACCCTGGAGGGCCTGGGCCTGGAGGACGTGGCCTCCGCGGGTTACTGCTTCCAGGTCGACCTGGCCCGTCGCGCGGTCGCCGCCGGCTTCCATGTCGTCGAGGTCCCGATCACCTTCGTGGAGCGGGAGATCGGCGACTCCAAGATGAGCCGGAACATCGTCGTCGAGGCGCTGTGGCGGGTCACCGGCTGGGGTCTGACGGCGCGGGCGGAGAAGGTCGGCAAGCTGCTCGGCCGCAAGTCCTCCTGA